Genomic window (candidate division KSB1 bacterium):
GGAAATTCTGCCGCATCTTTTTGTGATTGCCGGACGCAAGCATCTCGATACCATCAGCTTTCGCACGCCGACACGCTATACCCGCGCTTACGGCGAGCTTGTCGCCGCCGGATTTCAAGTCTTTCACACCGATCTGCGCATGACGCTGGAAGGCTATGAAGAAATTGCCGATCCGAAAAGTTTTTATTTGAGCAAATGGGAGTGAGGCTGCTTGCTCGATGCGGGTTGTTCATTTGCTTAAAGGTAATGACAAATGCAAAAATTTCTCATTCTGTTGAGTTGTCTTTTTCTCTCCTGTCATTCGACCCTCCAAAATCGCATGAATCATGCAAAATCTGCCGACCAATGGATTGAAAAAAAACTGGCGCAAATGACGCTGCGCGAAAAGCTCGGGCAGATGTTTTTCTACCATATCGACACCAATTTTAAAACTGAAACCGATTCATCCTGGCAAAAAATTGCCGCATTGGTTAAAACCCATCATCTCGGCGGTGTTCATCTTTGGCGCGGCGAGCCGTATGCGACGGCGTTCATGACCAATCGCTTGCAAGCGCTGGCGAAAATTCCTTTGCTCTTCACCGCCGACCTCGAGCATGGCGTGGCGCGTTTTGGCGGCACGGATTTTCCGCCGAACATGGCGATCGCCGCCGGCGGCGATCCGCAGCAGGCCTATCAAATGGGCTGGCACACCGCCCGCGAAGCCCGCAGCCTCGGCCTGCATCTCACCTTCGCGCCGGTTGCCGATGTCAACAACAACCCGCTGAATCCCATCATCAACGTGCGCTCGTTCGGCGAAGATCCGGAAATGGTCGCACGTTTCACCGAGGCGTTCATTCGCGGCTGCCAGGCCGGCGGGTTGCTCACGACGGCCAAACATTTTCCCGGCCACGGCGACACAGCGGAAGATTCGCATATCGAGCTGGCCTACGTCCCCGCTGACAGCACGCGCTTGGAACAGGTTGAATTGCCGCCGTTTCACCGCGCCATCGCTGCCGGCGTTGATTTCATCATGACGGCGCATCTCAACGTGCGCGGCGTGGCGATGAATCCGTATGCTCCCGCCACCCTCTCGCCGGAAATCATGACCGGCTTATTGCGCCAAAAACTCCGGTTCGACGGCGTGTTGATCACCGACAGCATGCGCATGTGGGCGCTTTCGCAAAACTACACCGACGTGTTTGCGACCGTGCAGGCGGTGAAAGCCGGCGTCGACGTTATTCTCGTGCAAGAAAACATTCCCGCCATGATCGCCGAATTGGAAAAGCGTGTGCAATCCGGCGAGATCACGATGGCGCGCCTCGATGAATCGGTGCAGCGGCTTCTTCGCGCCAAAGTGAAAATCGGGTTGCATCGGCAGCGCCTGGTGAATTTGGATTCGCTGGCAGCGCGTTTCGCGACGCCGGAAGCAAAAGCGGCGGCTTCAACGGCAGCGGCGCGCGCCATGACGCTTTTAAAAAATGAAAAAAATATTCTTCCACTTTCTCCGGCTGATAGCGGGCGCGTCGTCGTGATTGAATTTTGGGACGAACCGCTTGCTCGCAGCCTCAGTCCATTTGTGCGTGAATTGTCGCGTTATTTAAAAAACGCGGCGCATGATTTTCTCACCCCCGAGTCTGGCCACCATGAGCGCAGTACAATTCTCAAAAAAGTTCGCGCGGCAAAAGCGCAGATTTGGGCGGCATATACGCCGTTACGCTCGTGGAAAGGCCATCTCGGCTTGCCGGAAAATTTGCAGCCTTTGGCTGACTCCTTGTTGGCAACCGGCGTTCCGGCGGTTGTGGTGAGCTTCGGCAATCCGTACATTTATCCGCAAGTGCAAAACGCCGCGGCCTATCTTGCCACCTTCGGCAGCAGCGAAATTTTGGAAATCGCTGCGGCGCGCGCGGTGGTTGGCGCGGTGGAAATATCCGGAAAATCGCCCATTTCAATTCCCGGCTATTTTGAGCGCGGCACCGGACTCGGGCTGGCCGCGAAAAATTTTGCGCCCGCGCCGCCAGGCACCTTGCCGCGCCTCCGTCTGCGCGTCGGATTTCCGGAAGAGGCGGGAATCAGCTCAGTCGGGCTGGATTCCGTTCGCCGCCTCATGCAAAACGCCGTGCAGGATTCGGTTTTCCCCGGCGCGGTGTTGTTGGTGGCGCGCAACGGCCTCATCGTGATGGATGAGGCGTTCGGTAAAATGGGCTACAAGGAATTCAATCGAGCCATGCGGCTCGATGCGATTTTCGACCTGGCGTCGGTGACCAAATGCGTTGCCACGACGACGGCGTGCATGCTGCTCTATGAGCGCGGCCGGCTCGATCTCGACGCGCCGGTGCAAAATTATTTGCCGGAATTTGTCGGTGCCGGAAAAGAGAACGTGACGATACGTCATTTGCTCACCCACAGCTCTGGACTGATGGCTTATCGCCGCTATTTTCTCGAATATAAAACTCCCGGCGAAATTATTAAAACGATTTTGAATGAGCCGCTGGAAAACCCGCCCGGCGCAAAAACGGTTTATTCGGATTTGGGCATCATTTTGATGGGAAAAATCATTGAAAAACTTTCGGGCCAACCACTCGACGTTTTTTGCCGCGAGCAGATTTTTAAGCCGCTGAAGATGAATGAAACGGGTTACAATCCGCCGCCACAGTTTTTATCCCGCATTCCTCCCACTGAATTGGACTCGTGGCGCAGCCGCATGGTGCAGGGGCAGGTGCACGATGAAAACGCATTTGCCCTCGGCGGCGTCTCCGGCCATGCCGGTTTGTTTTCCACGGCGAGAGATTTGGCGACGTTTTTGAACATGCTGCTCAATGGCGGCGCTTATGAAGGCGGCCGCTTGTTGAAACCGGAAACCATCGCGCTCTTCACTTCCCGGCAAAATGTCGTCGCCGGCAGCAGCCGCGCCCTCGGCTGGGATACCGCTGATGGAAAAAATTCCGCCGGCCGTCTCATGAGCGGCCGCGCTTTTGGTCACACCGGCTTCACCGGAACTTCGGTGTGGACCGATCCTGAAAAAAATATGTTCGTCATTTTACTTTCGAATCGCGTGCATCCGACCCGCAAAAATCAAAAGCTGCTGTCGTTTCGGGCCACGTTGCACGATGCCGTGATGAAGGCGGTCGAGGCCAGGCCATGAGAAAATTGAAAAATTTCTGTTTTAAGCTGAATTTGACTTCTCAAAAACGAGAATTCTTGACGTCATTTTATCGACCCTAAGAAAACATCAGAGCCAATCCACGAATTTCCGGCAATTTGTTTTAATTTCTATTTGCTTTTTTTACAGCCGTTTGAGTCCACGCAAACGGCTTTTTATTTTTTCACCGCAACAGGTATGCTTTTTGAAATATAAAATCGTGAAAACTTTTTGAGCCGGTTCATGAGAACATATCATTTCCTTGAACTGGCCATGATGAGGAGTTTGGCAAGCTCCACGAATTTTGAAGAGCAGAGGAAAGTCGCTTGCAAATCAAAGATAAAATCAAGCTCCGGCATGAGTCCATCCAGCCGCTGTTCGAGTTGTTGTCAAAAAGCGGTTATCGCCTGATCGGCCCGGCGGTTCGTGACGGCGCCATCGTGTATGAGGAATTGCATTCTGTGGCGGATTTGCCGGTGGGATGGACGGACGAGCAAAATCCCGGCGTGTATCGTCTCAAAAAACGCCAGGATCAGGCTTTGTTTGGCTACACCGTTGGCCCGCATTCCTGGAAAAAATTTTTGCATCGGCCGTTGTTGCGTTTATGGAAAGCCAGGCGCCGGAAGGACGGCTGGGAAATTTTTGAGGCTCGTGAACCGCCGGCGAAGCTGGCCTTCATCGGCGTACGGGCATGCGAGCTGCGTGCCATTGCGATTCAGGACAAAATTTTTTTGGAGGGCCAGTATGTCGATCCCGCTTACCAAGCACAGCGTGAAAATATTTTTATCGTTGCGGTGAATTGCGGGCAGGCGGGTGGCACGTGTTTCTGCGCCGACATGAATGCCGGGCCGCAAGCCATCTCGGGGTTCGATCTGGCGCTGACAGAAGTGATCGCGCCGGGGCAACATTATTTTATCGCCGAAATCGGCAGCGCGCGCGGCGCTGGGGTTTTGTCGCAATTGCCCTGTGAAATGGCGCAGGAAAATGAGAAGAGGATCGCCGAGAATATCGTAACAAACACTGCCGCTCAAATGAGGCGGCGATTGAACACCACCGGCATCAAAGACTTGCTCTATCGCAACACCGAGCATCCGCGTTGGGATGAAGTTGCCGGCCGCTGCTTGAATTGCGCCAACTGCACGATGGTTTGCCCGACGTGTTTCTGCACGACGGTGGAAGACGTGACGGATTTGACCGGCGAGAATGCGGAACGCTGGCGCAAGTGGGATTCTTGTTTCACGATGGATTTTTCATATATCCACGGCGGCAGCGTGCGGCCATCGGCGAAGGCGCGTTATCGTCAATGGCTGACGCATAAACTGGCGTCGTGGATTGATCAATTCGGCACCTCGGGTTGCGTCGGTTGCGGGCGCTGCATCACATGGTGCCCGGTCGGCATTGACATCACCGAAGAAGTCCGCGCCATTCACGAGACGCCGGAAGCCGATGATCGAAGATAGAAGATTGAAGATTGAGGATCGACGATTGATGATAAGAAGCGTCGGTTTTATATCTCCATCTTCCATCTTCGGCCATCTATTCTCAAGCAGTGATCTTCAAAATTAAGGAACGAAACAATGGAAACCCTCGAACCCATTTTAGCCGAGCATCCATTTCTGCAGGGGTTGGAACCGCGGCATTTGCATTTGATCGTCGGCTGCGCCTCGAATGTGCGCTTTGAGGCCGGACAGTTTCTCTGCCGCGAGGGTGAAGAAGCGGATCAATTTTATATTATTCGCCATGGCAAGGTCGCGGTCGAAATTTTTGGCGCGCAAAAAGGGCCGATCACCATTCAAACAATCGGCGAGGGCGAGATACTCGGTTGGTCGTGGCTGATCCCCCCGTATCATTGGCACTTTGATGCGCGGGCTGTCGAGCTCACGCGCGCCATTGCGCTCGACGGCAAATGTTTGCGCACGAAATGCGAGAACGATCACGATCTCGGTTATGAGCTTTTGAAACGGTTTTCTCATGTGATGGAACAACGGCTGGAAGCCACGCGCTTGCAACTTTTGGATGTCTATGGCAACAATTCTTGAAAATCATTCCGCCGATCCGATGATGCCGGTGCCGTTTCGCGTGCAGCGATTGCGGCAGGATACTTATGACACCTTTACGCTCGAGCTGCAGCCGGCCAATGGCGTCCGCAAGTTCGCCTTTGCCGCCGGCCAATTCAACATGCTGTATGTGTTCGGCGTCGGGGAAGTGCCGATTTCCATCAGCGGCGATCCGGCGAAACCCCAGACTTTGGTGCACACCACTCGCGCGGTCGGCGTCGTCACCAAAGCCATGCGCAAATTGCAGCGCGGCGGGATGGTGGGGGTGCGCGGGCCGTTTGGGACGCACTGGCCGGTGGCCGAAGCCCTCGGCAGCGACGTGGTGATCGTGGCCGGTGGCATCGGCTTGGCGCCGCTGCGTCCGGCGTTGTATGCGTTGCTGGCGCGGCGCGAAAAATACGGCAAGGTGGTGTTGCTTTACGGCGCGCGAACACCGGAGGATATTCTTTATCGCCGCGAATTGGAGCGCTGGCGCGCGCGGCTCGACCTGGAAGTCTACGTCACCGTCGATCGCGCGGCCGGCAATTGGCGCGGCAACGTCGGCGTCGTCACCACCCTCATTCCGAAAGCGCCATTCGATCCGCGCAGCGCCGTGGCGATGGTTTGCGGCCCCGAAATCATGATGCGTTTCACCATGCTCGAGCTGCAAAAGCGCGGCGTCGCCACTGAAAATATTTTTCTTTCGATGGAACGCAACATGAAATGCGCGGTGGGATTTTGCGGACACTGCCAGTTCGGGCCGGCGTTCATTTGCAAGGACGGACCGGTATTTCGTTATGATCAGATTAAAGAGCTGTTCGCCAAGCGGGAAATTTGAGAGATGAGACGTAAAACGGAAAACCTCACGCGCAAGGTGCGGAAAAAATCGTTGCCGGCGCAGCGCAACAAGGCCAAGCTGGCGGTGTGGAAATTTGCCTCCTGTGACGGCTGCCAGTTGAGCCTGCTCGATTGCGAGGACGAGCTGCTTGCGGTCGCTGGCGCGGTGGAAATCGCCAATTTTCCGGAGGCGACACGCGCCGTGGTGAAAGGGCCGTATGATTTGTCGCTGGTCGAAGGCTCAATCACGACGCCGCACGACGCGGAGCGGATTCATCAAGTGCGCCGCGCCTCGAAATTTTTGGTGACCATCGGCGCGTGTGCGACCGCCGGCGGCATTCAAGCGCTGCGCAATTTCAAGGACGTGAAGGAATTTATTTCCATCGTCTACGCCACGCCGGATTATATTTCGACGCTCAACAAGTCGACGCCGGTCGCCGATCACGTGTTTGTGGATTTCGAGCTGCGCGGCTGCCCGATCAACAAGATGCAGCTCCTCGAGGTGATCAGCGCGTTTCTCCACGGCCGCAAGCCGAACACGCCGCCGCATAGCGTTTGCATGGAGTGCAAGCGCCGCGGCGCAGTGTGTGTGATGGTGGCGCACGGCACGCCCTGCCTCGGCCCGGTAACGCACGCCGGCTGCGGCGCGATCTGCCCGGCTTATCATCGCGGCTGCTACGGCTGCTTCGGGCCGAAAGAGACGCCGAACACCGCATCGTTGAGCCAGTGGTGGAGCGGCCTCGGCGTGAAAGAGGCGGATCTGGTGCGCGCGTTTCGCGGGTTCAATGCGTATGCGGAGGCGTTTCGGAAGGAGAGCGAAGCGCACGCAGCACGGCTCGAACGGGGGGAAATCAATTGGGCGCTGATGTAATTTTAGCCGTTTGCTCTTGCGGTGTGAGATTTGGCTGCCGATACTTTGCGTCGGGTGCGACGTATGCGCACCAGTTCGCTGTAACGCTGCGGTTCCCCGTTGATAAAAATGATATCGCCTTCACCAAAGAGCAAGTTGGCGTGATTGGGAATGCGATCAGCGATCTCAGGATTCTTGATGATGCGCATCATGAGATCCGTCCAACGATCCACATGGTACTGCTTGGTTTTATCTTTTTTAAGGTTTTTTTGTGCCATTGTCTTGGTGCCAAAATGCTAGTTTGTATTTTCTGCCAATTGAGGCGAATATCTTGAATAGCGTATGTTAGCGCCTCTTCAAGACTTGGTTTGAGAACAAATTCTTTAAAGTGTTTTGTGCCACCAAAGAAGTAAACGTCTCTATGGAAGAATCCATGAGCGGTATCATAGCGAACGACCGGAAGCCATTTGTTTTGCCAGAAGGTTTCATATTGTACGACACTGATCCGAATAACTTTGCCCTTGCGTGTTGCAAAGTCGCATCGAATCCGATCATCAAGTGAACCTCCAAGGAAATCAAGAAACCGTTTTTCAGTCACATTTTCCTTGCTGGCCAATGATTAATTTTAAAGCCGGTTTTTTCGATAAAGATAATATAGCCAGTTTAAAACAATAAACAAGCTATTTCTCATGAAAACCAAAACCCTCAAAGTTGACTACCTCGCCCGCGTCGAGGGCGAGGGCGCGTTGTATGTGAAGATCAAAGACAAAAGCGTCTCCGACGTCAAGCTGAAAATTTTCGAGCCCCCTCGTTTTTTTGAAGCGTTTCTGCGCGGGCGCAACTATGGCGAGGCGCCCGACATCACCGCGCGCATCTGTGGCATCTGTCCGATTGCATATCAAATGAGCGCGGTGCATGCGATCGAAGACGCCTTCGGCGTGAAGGTGGATGGGCAACTGCGCGCCTTGCGCCGGCTGATCTATTGCGGCGAGTGGATCGAGAGCCACGCGCTGCATATTTACATGCTGCATGCGCCGGATTTTTTAGGCTACGAGGACGCGATCCGGATGGCCAAAGATTATCCCGAGATCGTTCAGCGCGGCTTGCAACTAAAAAAAATTGGCAACGAGATTGTGTCGCTCGTCGGCGGCCGGGAAATCCATCCGATCAATGTCCGCGTCGGCGGATTTTATCGCGTGCCGACCAAGCGCGAGCTGGCGCCGCTCGCCGAAAGGCTAAAATGGGCGCGCGAGGCGGCTCTCGAAACCGTGCGCTGGACCACAAAATTGAAATTCCCGCCATTCGAGCAGGATTACGAGTTCGTGGCGCTGCGCCACCCTGATGAGTATCCCTTCAATGAAGGGCGCCTGGTTTCAAACAAAGGTTTGGACATCGCGGTGCAAGAATACGAAAATCATTTTGCCGAGGAGCAGGTGGAACATTCCAACGCGCTGCATTCGGTGCACCGCGAGCGCGGCGCTTATTGCGTTGGCCCGTTGGCGCGGTACAATTTGAATTTCGACAAACTCACGCCGTTGGCACAACAAGCCGCGCGCGACGCCGGACTCGGGCCGGCGTGCCGCAATCCGTTTCAAAGCATTAGCGTGCGGAGCGTGGAAACTTTGTATGCCTGCGATGAAGCGCTGCGCATCATTGAAGCTTACGAGATGCCGGAGAAGCCGGCAATCGAAATTCAACCCCGCGCCGCGGCCGGCCACGGCTGCACCGAAGCGCCGCGCGGCATTCTCTACCATCGCTATCGCCTCGACGAGCACGGCGTGATTCTCGACGCGAAGATCGTGCCGCCGACGTCGCAAAATCAGAAAACCATCGAGAACGATCTCCGGCAATTTGTTCCGAAACATTTAAATCTTGCCGATGACAAACTTACGTGGCAATGCGAGCAGGCGATTCGCAATTACGATCCGTGCATCTCGTGCGCGACGCACTTTTTGAAGCTCGAAATCGACCGTGAGTAAAATGTCTGAAGGTGTTCATCCTCTCGTCATCGGCCTCGGCAATGAATATCGCCGTGATGATGCCGCCGGGCTGATCGTCGCCCGCCGCCTGCGCGAGCGCGTGCCCAATGAAATCAACATCATCGAGCAAAGCGGCGAAGGCGCGGTTTTGATGGAGGCCTGGAAAAAGGCAAGGCGCGTCATCATCATCGACGCGGTTCACTCCGGCGCGGCGCCAGGAAGCATTTTCCGTTTTGAAGCGCACGCGCAACCTCTCCCCACCAAGTTTTTTCATTATTCCACCCACGCCTTCAGCGTTGCCGAAGCCATCGAGCTGGCGCGGGCATTGAAGCAACTGCCGTCCTGTCTCATCGTTTATGGCATCGAAGGCAAAAACTTTGCAGCGGGCGTTGGACTTTCTGCGGAAGTCGAAAAGTCGACGCGCGAAGTTGTGGAGCGCATACGACAAGAATTTGTCTGAAAACGTGGCGCAGTCGCCTGTTTCAAGCCTGCCTGCCAATCAGCTTGCCTGCAATTGATCTCCCCTTTTTTCGCAAAAATGAGATTTTGCCGTCTTTTTTTCTCAAAATCAATAACAGACTTTTGCATAAGGTTTTGTAAATACAAAAGCGGATTGTTGGCACACTATTTGAGTTGGTTTTTGCCATCCCCAAACAACGGCCGTTCTTTAAAATTTTGGAAAGGAGGCACTATGCCGGATTCTCCACCTTCTATTTGGCAGGCGATGCAAACGAAGGGTTACTCACGCCGTGAGTTTCTGCGCTTCTGCAGCTTCGCCGCTGGTCTGGCTGGCATCCAAGCCGCCGGCTTGACCAAAGTTGTGCAGGCTTTTGAGAAAAAGCCGCGTCCACCTGTCGTCTGGCTTCATTTTCAGGAGTGTACCTGCTGTAGCGAGTCCTTCATTCGTTCCTCTCATCCGATTGTGGCCGATATCGTGCTCGATGCGCTGTCGCTGGATTACACCGAAACCCTGCAAGCCGCCGCGGGTTTCCAAGCGGAGAAGTGTATGCACGATACGATTACGAAGTACGCCGGCCAGTACATTCTGCTCGTTGAAGGCTCGGTGCCGATGAAGGACGATGGCATTTATTGCATGATCGCGGGCCGCTCCGCGCAAGACATTTTGGAAGAAACCGCGAAAGACGCTGCGGCGATTATCGCCTGGGGCAGTTGCGCCTCCAACGGTTGTATTCAGAGTGCCAGCCCCAATCCCACCAACGCCACCCCGATTCACAAAATCACCAACAAGCCCGTTATCAATGTTCCAGGTTGTCCGCCGATTGCCGACGTCATGACCGGCGTGGTCACGCATCTGCTGGTGTTCGGCCGCACGCCGGAGTTGGACAGCCAGGGCCGGCCGAAAGAATTTTACTCGCGCCGCGTGCACGACACCTGTTATCGCCGGCCGTATTACGACGCGGGGTTGTTCGTGGAATCGTGGGATGACGAGAAAGCGCGCAAAGGCTATTGCCTCTACAAAATGGGCTGCCGCGGGCCGGTCACTTACAATGCCTGCTCGGTCACGCGCTGGAATGGCGGCGTCAGTTACCCGATTCAATCCGGCCACGGTTGCATCGGCTGCAGCGAAAACGGTTTTTGGGATAACGGCCCGTTCTATCGCCATCTCGCCAGCTTCCCCGGCTTTGGCATTGAAACGACGGCAGACACCATCGGCACGATCGTCGGCATTGGCGCGGCAGCGGGCGTGACCGCCCACGCCGTCGTCACCAACATCCGGAAACGGAAACTCATCAATGAGCATATTGAAGAATCCGTTTCCGGCAAAGAGAAGGGAGGTGAATGATTATGGCACGAGTCGTTGTTGATCCCATCACCCGCATTGAAGGGCATCTGCGCATCGAGGCCGTCGTCGAGAACGGCAAAATCACCGAAGCGTACAGCTCCGGCACCATGGTGCGCGGCTTCGAGAAAATTTTGAAGGGCCGCGATCCGCGTGATGCGTGGGCCTTCACCGAACGCGCCTGCGGCGTTTGCACCACGGTGCACGCGCTCGCCAGCGTGCGCACCGTCGAAGATGCGCTCGGCATTTCCGTACCGAAAAATGCGGAGCTGATCCGCAACCTCATGGCCTGCACGCAATACGTGCAGGATCACGTCGTGCATTTTTATCATCTCCACGCGCTGGATTGGGTGGACGTCGTCAGCGCGCTCTCGGCTGATCCTGCCGAGACTTCCAAAATTGCCCATGCCATCTCGAAGTGGCCGAAAAGCTCGCCGGCCTATTTTTCCGATCTGCAAAAACGCCTGAAGACTTTTGTCGAAAGCGGCCAGCTCGGCATTTTTGCCAACGGCTACTGGGGCCATCCGCAGTACAAATTGCCGCCGGCAGTGAATCTGCTCGCGGTCGCGCATTATCTTGAAGCGCTCGAATGGCAGAAAGAGATCGTGAAGATTCACACGATTTTCGGCGGCAAGAACCCGCATCCGAATTATCTCGTCGGCGGCGTGCCCTGCTCCATCAACATCGAAGAAGTCAACGCCATCAACACCGAGCGCTTGAATCACGTTGGCAAGCTCATCAAAGATGCGATTACTTTTGTCGAGCAGGTTTACATTCCCGACCTTTTGGCGGTGGCGGGCTTCTACAAAGATTGGGCGGCCATTGGCGGCGGTTTGACCAATTATCTGGCTTACGGCGAGTTTCCGACGCGCGGCTACAACATGCCGGAAGCGTTCAAATTCCCGCGCGGCGCCATTCTCGGCCGCAACCTCAACGAAGTGCACGAAGTCAACGGCAGGGATTCTGAGGAAATTAAGGAGTACATCGCGCATTCGTGGTATAAATATTCCGGCGGCGACGACAAGGGCTTGCATCCGTGGGACGGCGAGACCGAGTTCAATTTCACCGGTCCGAAGCCGCCGTTCGACTACCTGAATGTCGAAGGCAAATACTCGTGGCTGAAAACCCCGCGCTGGAAGGATCACGCCATGGAAGTCGGCCCGCTGGCGCGCATGCTGGTGGCGTATGCCAAAGGCGTGACGGAAGTGAAAGACGTCGTGCACGAGACGTTGAGCCGCCTCAACGTGCCGGTGGCGGCGCTGTTTTCCACGCTCGGCCGCACCGCGGCGCGCGGCTTGGAAACCAAGCTCGTCGTGCATTGGATGAAGGAATTCTACGACGAGCTGCTCGCCAACATCAAGGCTGGCGACACGCGCACGTTCACGCAAGAGAAATGGGATCCGGACACTTGGCCGGCGACATGTGAAGGCGTGGGCCTGAGCGAAGCGCCGCGCGGGGCTTTGGCGCATTGGATTCGCATCAAGGACAAGAAGATCGACAACTACCAGCTCGT
Coding sequences:
- a CDS encoding nickel-dependent hydrogenase large subunit; amino-acid sequence: MMARVVVDPITRIEGHLRIEAVVENGKITEAYSSGTMVRGFEKILKGRDPRDAWAFTERACGVCTTVHALASVRTVEDALGISVPKNAELIRNLMACTQYVQDHVVHFYHLHALDWVDVVSALSADPAETSKIAHAISKWPKSSPAYFSDLQKRLKTFVESGQLGIFANGYWGHPQYKLPPAVNLLAVAHYLEALEWQKEIVKIHTIFGGKNPHPNYLVGGVPCSINIEEVNAINTERLNHVGKLIKDAITFVEQVYIPDLLAVAGFYKDWAAIGGGLTNYLAYGEFPTRGYNMPEAFKFPRGAILGRNLNEVHEVNGRDSEEIKEYIAHSWYKYSGGDDKGLHPWDGETEFNFTGPKPPFDYLNVEGKYSWLKTPRWKDHAMEVGPLARMLVAYAKGVTEVKDVVHETLSRLNVPVAALFSTLGRTAARGLETKLVVHWMKEFYDELLANIKAGDTRTFTQEKWDPDTWPATCEGVGLSEAPRGALAHWIRIKDKKIDNYQLVVPSTWNASPKDHKGQRSSYEASLIGTPVANLEQPVEILRTIHSFDPCIACAVHLYDPDGRHLHQVKFY